One part of the Pecten maximus unplaced genomic scaffold, xPecMax1.1, whole genome shotgun sequence genome encodes these proteins:
- the LOC117319625 gene encoding uncharacterized protein LOC117319625 — MGGHDHCSVYGCSNRRSKNSVVSFFRFPVNAHRRRLWKVASQRDEKTLRITEHTKVCSVHFVTGKPSKDSKHVDFVPTLKLHKREISAKCRTSSTSKKISEWTTSVEKGHSVSANVTTPGKRCRRRLAPYQVPDIGSEVQIPLPETAKQFPVPLTEIPEESYFIDSQDHAYNASWTSAHAPYNGQRPSTICEAGTQVPKIVTSDVSSQTCSNVLSDSVLLKQKDSYIQTLKKHIHRLEDQIVNQPSSFTAKSMLTNDKSVQFWTGLPNKGVFDSLFQYLKGKAQNLRYDRGNVSVSNNSSDLKVKPGKNRKISLENEFFAVLVRLRVKLLLTDISQRLGISEAHFSKIFSTWVRFLRLELSELMRFPSLREIQQNLPPQFSRYPNTRVIIDCTEIHVEKPSSLKAQRQTWSNYKHNNTYKALVGITPDGTVCFLSNLYGGCASDKKITRECGIVGELVSGDCVMADRGFDIADLLNPKGVQLNIPPFLHAKDGQLTPEQVEETRRIAEVRIHVERAIQRIKSFQILQGTIPLSLHDLVEDIFLTCAILTIFQTPIIKTSCD, encoded by the exons ATGGGCGGTCATGATCATTGTTCTGTGTATGGATGTAGTAACCGTAGATCAAAGAATTCAGTAGTATCGTTTTTTAGATTCCCTGTAAATGCACATCGGAGAAGATTGTGGAAAGTTGCCAGTCAGCGTGACGAAAAAACTTTAAGAATTACTGAGCACACGAAGGTGTGTTCAGTCCATTTTGTCACAGGTAAACCGTCGAAAGACTCCAAACATGTTGACTTTGTGCCTACTCTTAAACTGCACAAACGTGAGATAAGTGCTAAATGCAGAACATCTTCTACCAGTAAAAAGATCTCAGAATGGACGACTTCAGTTGAGAAAGGACATAGTGTATCGGCTAATGTTACAACACCTGGGAAAAGATGCCGGCGGCGCCTGGCCCCATACCAGGTACCTGACATTGGAAGTGAAGTTCAAATTCCGTTACCCGAGACCGCAAAACAG tttCCAGTTCCCTTGACCGAAATACCCGAGGAATCCTACTTTATTGATAGTCAAGACCATGCATACAATGCGAGCTGGACAAGTGCACATGCACCTTATAATGGACAACGCCCATCCACCATCTGTGAAGCTGGAACACAAGTCCCAAAAATTGTGACATCAGATGtatcatcacagacatgtagCAATGTATTAAGTGACTCCGTTTTACTTAAGCAGAAAGATTCATATATACAAACACTCAAGAAACATATACACAGGCTTGAGGACCAGATTGTAAATCAACCCTCATCATTTACAGCTAAGTCCATGTTGACAAATGATAAAAGTGTGCAGTTCTGGACAGGACTACCAAACAAAGGTGTTTTTGATTCCCTGTTTCAGTACCTAAAAGGGAAAGCTCAGAATTTGAGATATGATCGTGGGAATGTGTCGGTTTCAAATAACAGTAGTGATTTGAAAGTAAAACCAGGGAAAAACAGGAAAATAAGTTTGGAAAATGAGTTTTTTGCTGTATTGGTGCGATTACGTGTAAAACTTCTCCTTACGGATATTTCTCAACGCTTAGGCATATCAGAGGCCCATTTCTCTAAAATATTTTCCACATGGGTTCGCTTCCTCAGATTGGAATTGTCAGAACTAATGCGGTTTCCCTCTTTGCGTGAGATACAGCAAAATCTACCTCCTCAGTTTTCTAGGTATCCAAATACTAGAGTGATAATTGATTGCACTGAAATCCATGTTGAAAAACCATCATCTTTGAAAGCTCAGCGACAGACTTGGTCtaattacaaacataacaacacCTATAAGGCACTAGTAGGAATAACTCCAGATGGAACTGTTTGCTTTCTTTCAAACTTATATGGGGGGTGTGCTTCTGACAAAAAGATAACTAGAGAGTGTGGTATTGTCGGTGAACTTGTTTCTGGGGACTGTGTAATGGCTGACCGTGGCTTTGATATAGCGGACTTACTAAATCCTAAAGGAGTGCAACTCAACATTCCCCCATTTCTCCACGCAAAGGATGGACAGTTGACACCAGAACAAGTTGAAGAAACTCGTAGGATTGCCGAAGTTAGAATTCATGTGGAAAGGGCTATACAGAGAATAAAATCTTTCCAGATTCTTCAGGGAACTATACCACTATCTCTCCATGATCTAGTAGAAGACATATTCTTGACATGTgctattttaacaatttttcaAACTCCCATAATTAAAACCAGTTGTGATTGA